From Pseudoalteromonas rubra, one genomic window encodes:
- the hda gene encoding DnaA inactivator Hda, whose protein sequence is MTQPMQMALPVTLPDDETFSAYFGGEGSLEVTHLKSALESGQQDFQFTYLCGLGDSGKSHLLYATCIHAQEQGLSTILLSLREVINFGPAVLDGLETLDVVCIDDVHLVAGDEPWEKALFNFFNRFNEPGKCLVVTADLLPNMLNLSLPDLESRFTWGTTFQIRSMSDDDKAEALVKRAKMRGLELSDECARFLLTRLSRDMRALLDVLDKLDHASMAAQRKLTIPFIKTTLNL, encoded by the coding sequence ATGACGCAGCCAATGCAAATGGCGTTGCCCGTTACTTTACCTGATGACGAAACTTTCAGTGCTTATTTTGGTGGTGAGGGGTCGCTTGAAGTGACGCACCTGAAAAGCGCGCTCGAATCGGGCCAGCAGGATTTTCAATTCACTTATTTGTGTGGCCTGGGTGACTCAGGTAAGTCGCATTTACTTTATGCCACGTGTATCCATGCGCAAGAGCAAGGCCTGTCGACCATACTGCTGTCGCTCAGAGAGGTGATAAATTTTGGTCCGGCGGTGCTCGATGGTCTGGAAACTCTGGATGTTGTGTGCATTGATGATGTGCATTTGGTAGCAGGTGATGAGCCTTGGGAAAAAGCCCTGTTTAATTTTTTCAATCGCTTCAACGAACCTGGAAAGTGCCTGGTTGTGACCGCGGATCTGCTACCGAACATGCTGAATTTGAGTTTGCCTGACCTGGAATCACGGTTTACCTGGGGAACCACCTTTCAGATCCGTTCAATGAGCGATGACGATAAAGCCGAAGCACTGGTAAAACGCGCAAAAATGCGGGGCCTTGAGCTCAGTGATGAATGCGCGCGATTTTTGCTGACCCGGCTTAGCCGCGATATGCGTGCTTTGCTGGATGTGCTTGATAAACTGGATCATGCTTCAATGGCAGCTCAGCGAAAATTAACAATCCCATTCATTAAGACGACTCTGAATTTATGA